One segment of Pseudomonadota bacterium DNA contains the following:
- a CDS encoding flagellar hook basal-body protein has translation MNHGIYTALSGSLANERRLDIMTNNLANLNTTGFKREMPVFSSVLAQQNVRFSEPGFSRDKMEYVNATFNQDNQVDFKPGALQPTGNKLDVAIEGDAFFVVRSPRDGNDYYTRAGGFGLNSSKEMIAADGNVLLNTDGVGQPLVIDGTDAKNGIDIKINEQGVVVVNGTTVGTIRLVRFADPQALRKVGAGNFQASQASGTPQIVDDVVLRQGVKELSNVDPLSSMVGLIEISRQYELQQKIITSLGDVNHLAASEIAAL, from the coding sequence ATGAATCATGGAATTTATACCGCATTGAGCGGTTCGTTGGCTAATGAGCGCCGTCTGGATATTATGACAAACAATCTGGCTAATCTCAATACGACCGGGTTTAAACGGGAAATGCCGGTTTTCAGTTCAGTCCTGGCGCAACAAAACGTAAGATTTTCAGAACCTGGATTTTCTCGAGACAAGATGGAATATGTTAACGCTACCTTTAATCAGGATAATCAGGTGGATTTCAAACCCGGTGCTCTGCAACCAACCGGGAATAAGCTTGATGTGGCGATTGAGGGGGATGCCTTTTTTGTTGTCCGTAGTCCCCGGGATGGGAACGATTATTATACCCGTGCCGGTGGTTTTGGACTGAATAGCAGCAAAGAAATGATTGCTGCCGATGGCAACGTTTTGCTGAATACAGACGGTGTCGGCCAGCCTTTGGTTATTGATGGTACCGATGCAAAAAATGGTATTGATATAAAAATAAATGAGCAGGGTGTCGTTGTTGTTAATGGGACAACGGTGGGAACAATCCGTCTGGTGCGATTTGCTGATCCTCAGGCATTGCGCAAAGTCGGGGCTGGCAATTTTCAGGCTTCACAGGCTTCCGGTACCCCGCAGATAGTTGATGATGTGGTCTTGCGCCAGGGGGTGAAAGAGCTTTCCAATGTTGATCCCCTGTCTTCGATGGTGGGTCTGATTGAAATTTCCCGGCAATATGAATTGCAGCAGAAAATAATAACCAGCCTGGGGGATGTAAACCACCTGGCGGCCAGCGAAATTGCCGCCCTGTAG